A window of the Juglans microcarpa x Juglans regia isolate MS1-56 chromosome 5D, Jm3101_v1.0, whole genome shotgun sequence genome harbors these coding sequences:
- the LOC121265811 gene encoding NAC transcription factor 25-like encodes MEAENGKERKPILMVAVTTQSFTNNSREQPQLALDCNTPESNDSSLITTNNIGAAHNQGFPTDQDDESNNFNINSKIKEQGFFSKPPEYRFLPIDKELIIFYLEKKVWNQPLPINKIVEVNLYAYNPNFLAAKYKDYQEDQLYIFTPRDRKYRNGRRPNRAAGDGYWKATEADRKIKSNGTIVGIGRPWFFIWERLQRQPESAAQCNNDHALDSGATFNGYFNYASPPDLPATMVPPIGWSKWVYNSTDQTVFGSNYPNEPSEFQEDLWMSLPSQLDPRSYSYYQESYVHLPDSVPNNNPDSVLNNNPNDSDGSEESDD; translated from the exons ATGGAGGCTGAGAATGGCAAGGAACGTAAACCGATTCTCATGGTTGCTGTTACTACCCAATCATTCACAAATAACTCTAGAGAGCAACCCCAATTAGCCCTCGACTGTAATACACCAGAGAGCAACGACAGTTCATTGATCACAACGAATAATATTGGAGCTGCTCATAATCAAGGGTTTCCTACAGATCAAGATGATGAGTCAAACAATTTCAACATCAATAGCAAGATTAAGGAACAAGGATTTTTTTCCAAACCTCCTGAGTACAGATTCCTCCCAATAGACAAAGAGCTCATCATCTTTTACTTGGAGAAGAAAGTATGGAACCAGCCCCTGCCAATTAACAAGATCGTGGAGGTTAACCTATATGCATATAACCCAAATTTTCTTGCAG caaaatacaaggATTATCAAGAAGATCAATTATACATTTTCACCCCAAGAGATCGGAAGTATCGAAATGGAAGACGGCCAAATCGAGCTGCTGGTGATGGATATTGGAAAGCCACCGAAGCTGACAGGAAAATCAAATCCAATGGAACAATAGTGGGTATAGGAAGGCCTTGGTTTTTTATATGGGAAAGGCTCCAAAGG CAGCCAGAATCTGCTGCTCAATGCAATAATGATCATGCTCTCGATTCTGGGGCTACTTTCAATGGCTACTTCAATTATGCAAGTCCTCCTGATCTTCCTGCCACGATGGTTCCACCAATTGGGTGGTCCAAGTGGGTGTATAATTCCACAGATCAGACAGTCTTTGGGTCTAACTATCCAAATGAACCGAGTGAATTCCAAGAGGATCTGTGGATGAGTTTGCCATCTCAATTGGATCCTAGAAGTTATAGCTATTACCAAGAGTCGTATGTGCATCTTCCCGATAGTGTCCCAAATAATAATCCTGATAGTGTCCTAAATAATAATCCTAATGATAGTGATGGCAGTGAAGAGTCTGACGAttga